The stretch of DNA CGGTTGTGACGTTATCGAGTACGTTCACCAGTGTTTCCTCATTTGGACCGATGCCTCCCATCTGGTCTACACCGCGGTATCGAGTGTCAACTAGTGTACAGCAGTCAAGACAAGTGCGTTTTGATTCCTCGCGATCGTTTGCTGATATACCGTTGAATGGTGAAGCGTCGGTGTCGTGTTCTAGTGTGGCATCGGTGATATACACATCTGCAGGCAACGGCGATACAAGTTACAGTCAACCTTTTGTACCGAAGACGTGGACTGGACTCGTCCACTACCTCAAAGTGTTCGCCCGATGGATGCACCTCCAACAGTGACTCACTGGTCAGATTCTTGGCAAGGGACACAGAGTCACGAACCCATTCAGCAGAGTTTTGCTAATTGCCcatcatcaaatttcgaaagagtTCCGATTAGTGCCCTAGATCCCTATCTGGCACCAAGGAATTATCCTCCGGCTGTCTCTAATGCTTCCCAGCATTATTACAACATGCTGGCATGAAATGTCTCTCCTTCGAGGCATTTTATAGCACAGCACAGCCTTGGGGAAAGTCGATTGCCTACGACCGACTGGTAAGGTGGTGGCTCGAAAGCACCCCCAGTCGCAGTTCCAGCCCCAGCGCCTAGCATAAATCCTTTTGAGGATTTCGATTTCGATCCACTTGAACATCGCGTCAAAACTGTCCCCGTAGTGAAGTGGCCAATGAAATATGCCGGCGAGGATCGCGGCATGGGTCTGAATGACTTTCTATGAGAAGTGAGCGATTGGACGAAATCGGAACAGATTTCCGAAAATGaactgaaatttaaaaaaataaaaaactatcaaTAACTGGTACAGTTACCCTACATATTAATTTGTctttcaatgaaaaaaatatcCAACGCGAATAAAATATTTAAAGGGCTCCCAACAGTAAAACAAACAGTCGCATTCATGCAATTGCTTTTTATTTCAGAATAAATAGATAGGAAATGCATATATGGTTATATAGGTAATAAAtatctgaaatacttcaaagCTGCTACATAGCTGCTAGTCGTCGCTTCATCTAAAATGTCGCTCATCAATCTAAATGCTTTTCATTTGCTATTACTGGTTTGTTGTTTTAAGCTTCAAATTCTTCGTCAAATATTTCGTTTGATATTATGTTGTGTCGATCGTTcatcaattttattttttcggtgaATGTCAATATTCAAAGCCAATTTCCTTGTGCCCAGAAATTGATCAGAACATTACTCTAAAATACTAGATTTGCAATCATGAAGCAAAGAACTGCTGTGCTCTTTCTTATGAACTAGAAAAATTCAACGTTTCTTATATTGTAGTTTCGAAACATCAAAAGCATTTTAAATTGATCAGCAGATGAATTTTTAAAAGTGCTTTCATATTCAAGGATTATTGCAGaataaaataaaatcaatataataAGCCAACTGGGTTTCTTGCGCTTAATACGAGTACGAACATTCTTTATTAGCTGAAAAGGTAATATGTTATCGTTCGACGAAATGGGAAATTAGTTTTGGAACAGGGTTCGCGTAAACTCCACATAGTCGAGGGCGCCGGTGATGGGATGTCCCGTCTTCGGATCGTTGAACGGTTTCATTCGCTGGACGCAGTAGTCCGCCATGTCCTTGGTGAGGTTCTGAAAATTGACAGAAAAAGGAATTCAGTAAGAGTAGCCATAGGTAGAGCTCAAGAACTATCACACAATTATGTGTAACAACAAAACTTTCTACACAAAGTTGCTAAATAGCGCAAAACTTACGGAATACAGTTCATCCTTGGTGACGTAAGGACGGTCGGAGGCGGTGATAGCGCGGAAAGCGTTCTCGATTTCCTCGTAACTTTGGACGTTCTCCGTTTCCTTGGAAATCATGAAGGCGATATACTCCTGCAGGGAAACGTGTCCATCGCGGTTTGGATCGACTACGTTCAGGATTTCCTCGAACTCCGGATCGGGCTGGCCTTCCTCTACCATCGGTAGATCGTAACCGAGGGCGCGTAGGCAGGATTTGAACTCTTGGTGGTTGAGTTTGCCACTCTTGTCCTTGTCGAAATGCTTGAACATCATTGAGAATTCCTTGAGAGAGTCTTCCGAGACGCCAGATTGATTGCGGGCTTGGATCTGCTGCTTCAGATTGTGCTGCATGCGCATGGCAAGTTGATCAAGCTGATCCCACTGCTGTGCAAGGCCCACTGTTGAGTGTTCGGTATAGCGGTTGTCCAAGATGAGATGTTCTTCCAAGGTGGCTCCCAGTTCTTCAATCTTCTTCAGATCTCCACGGCGAGCGCGAATTTCATTTGCTTTGTGGCAGAGCGCTTCGAATTGCTCTTCCAACGAACCGGATCCTTCCATTAGAGAAGTTCTGTAAATAATTCGTTTATTATTATCGAATTTTTGTTATGGTATTTTAAGCACAAGATATTTAAACACGTGAGGAGCCTAGTGTATTAGTATTATATGGCCAAAATAATGAATATCCATTGAAAAGTGGTAAAAACCTAGGTAATTGAAAACAGCTGTTTTCGGGAGCCACTGGTACTGTTTGACTGTGGATCGATACGATATGAAATGGTAAATAGTACAGGTGAACACTACTAGATGATGGAGCTTCGTTTTAATGAAAGTACATACATACTTCGAATGTCATAATGCCCATCTGATAGGAATAATGTTCGTTTGGTATAACAACCATTACGTTTATTCCAAACTtcattctttcaaagttttgttaTTCTTCTTGCCAAACGGAATTATGTCAAATTAAGTACTCCTGTATCTATCAACATTGCGTTTAACGAAGTTTCATTTGCAAATGACATTGTATATAAGAATCGTGCAGACTATATGATTAGCTTCGAAACTAGCGGCATTTAAAATTACTGTTGTGGTTCCGTTTTCAGCTCACTGCATTATTGATTTACTCAGCATCGAATTCTTGAAAATCGCAAATCAGCATATGTTATGCAGCATTCCTTGCATTATAAATGATAACGACGTAATGGTCATCGATCACCATGTGTGCAACTATTTATTTCTAAGCATTTAAATGAATACGAAAAATTTTATTCACAAGAGAAatggtaaagttttttttttctattaatgaATTTAGGTTCTACGTTCAATGAGGCAATCAGATACAACGCAACGAACTACACACTTGGTAAACGAAGACGCTTGTGGCGTTATCATGAATGATGCGTGATATGTAATAGCTTTCAATAATTAGGAGCAGCTTCAGCGAACACCGTATTATTCGTAAAGAACACCCAAACATTACCCATATTTGTCCCATCCCAGAATGCTGTATCTAATTAGGCCAAGAATCGTTCGTAAAATAAATATTTCCCGGAAAAATACAAAAGAGGAGATCAAAACATATTCAATAAAACGAGAAAATATGTTTTCAGCTCTAAACTTACCTAGTTTCAGTTAACCACTGGTGGAACAAGTTAGCATGCTTAGCAAACTCTTTGCGGAGCTTGTCGTTTTCTTCCTGGCGATGAACTTCCTTGGCCAATTCAGCGTCGCGTTCTTCGATGATCTTTTGCAGATTACGCCAGGTATCTTCCAACGCTTCCATGGTGAACCACGTGTACGGATTGGGACCAACGTTGAAGCTCTTAATCTTGCGATCCAAATCGGCCAACGCTTGGAAGTCATACTGGGCCGACGACAGCGAGGCCTGGAACTGGGCGTGAGCTTCACGCAGGGCCTTGATTTCCTCGATCGAGTTGCACCGCACCGGATCGGTGAGATCTTCTTCGGCGTTTTCGAACCACGAATTGAAAGCGGAAGCCTTCTTGGCAAATGTCAGATAGAGGTCTTCGATCTGACGGAATTGTTCCTGCATGGCCAACAGGCGGTACTTGCGAGCCTCCGAATCGGCACGCAGTTTTTGCCAGCGGGTCAACACATCTTCGTGGCGCTTCAGAATGGCGGCCGATTGGGCGTGATTGGCGTTGATCAATTGGTCCTTCAAGGCGGTGATGTTGTGGATTCCTTCCTGTTCGAAGGCAGAGAGACCTGTTTGGGAGGATGGGAGGATTAGATAAAGCTAGAAGTTTATCTGGAGCTGGCATGCGTATTTTATCAAGATTTCAACCCAAATTTTATTTTATGCGGTATGTTCAATTGGTCAAAAACATACCAAAAAGGTCAAATTTAGGCtggccagaaaaaaaaatccagtataCTCACCAGCATCGAATGTCTCCTGTTTCGTCAATAGTGTTTGAACAGTGGACAAATCACGTCCAAACTCCTCCGACTTGACGTGATTTTCCTTATCAGCAATCCAGCTCTCCACCACATCGGCCTTCCACATGAACTGTAGGTAGGCAAAGTTGTCCAGAAGAGCATTCTTGCGACGAGTGGCCAACGCCTGTAGATTCTCCAGTTTCTTATCCAGTTGTGTGCAACGCTGCGAAATGCTTTCGCCGTGATGATTGTTGTTGGTCACCAAAGTTTGACCGTTGTCATGAATGTCCGCACAGCGATCGCGGTGAGCGGCGAAATCAGTTTCGAAAGCGTCGTGTTTCTTCAGGAGACCCTGGACAGCAGCCATCGAATCTCCGTAGTCTTCGACCGACAACAGCTGCTGCTTCTCGGTAATCCAAGCTTCCTCCTCTTCGACCTTAGCCAGGAACTGCTGATAAATAAGAGATTCATCCAGTTTTTGACCACGAGTGGCGGCCAAGCTCTTCAGTTCAGCCCAGGCTTGGTTCAGAGCCTTCAAACGCTGTTCGATTTCTGGAACACCCAGGTTCGAAACGTCCATCAACTTTTCACCAGCTTCCTGAACAGCCTGGATGGCAGGTTCGTGCGAGGCCAATTCAGCTTCCAGACGCTTATGCTTCTTTTTCAGGTTCTGAACTCCGGTCAAGTCACGACCGTAGTCATCCGAGCCGACCAGCAATTTCTTTTctttaatccaggattcctcgtCGGCAATGTCACGGAAGAACTGATGCAGCGTGTTGGCTTCGTTCAACCGAGCTTGGCGGTGGGCAGCCAAGTTACAGATACGTTCGTAACGCTCGTTGATTGATTGACGCTTTTCTTGGATACCGGCACTGTCAAATTGACCACTTTCGACCAACGAGTCAGCTTGCGCATTCATATCCTTGATACGGTCCTCATGGGCGTGGATGTCAGCTTCTACAAGCTGatgttttttcatcaaattctgCACGGAAGCCAAATCCTTTCCGGCATCTTCCGATGTTAAAAGACTTTCCACTTCGCCTAACCAGAAGTCCAGATCCTTGACAGCAGCAATGTACGTGCGCTGCTTGTTGGCTTCCTtcagcttcagggatttctccgtagTCTTCTGCGTCAGATATTCCCATTGATCAGCAATCTGAGTTAAACGCTTCTGAACGGCATCTTCGGATCCGCTGCATTGATTCTTGTCGATCAAGTTGCTTCCCATAGCCAAGACGCTCTGAATACGATCGGCATTGGCGGCCAACTCAGCTTCGAAGGCCTGGTGCTTTTGATGCTTCGATTGAATGTTGGCCGGATCCTTGTAGCTCTCTTCCGTGGCCAGTTGCAACTTTTCAGCGATCCAGTTTTCAATCTCATCAGCATCGCGTGAGAATTGCTGCAGCGTCTGCTCATCTCCCAATCGAGAACGTTTCTCAATCAGATCTTCCTTCAAGTGACGCCAGCGGTCCAGAACATCGGCACGCTTGTCATCGATAAGCTTTCCGGCGTAGTGCTCCTGGGCAATCAGCTGATCAGCTAGCACCTGCAGAGCGGCAATCTTCTCCTCATGACCGTTGATTGCCTTGTCAAAATCTTCATGCTTCTTGATCAGAGCTTCCACGTTGTCGCCTTTAGAGTCGACTTCTTCGGCATTCAGGAATGCTTCGCGGGCGCTCATCCAGTTCTCGGCCTGCTCACAATCACGCAGGTACAACTGCAGATCCAAATTCTGATCCAACTGCAAACGACGAGCGGTCCAGGCATGTTCCAAGTCCTCGCGTGCCTTGGCCAGGTTTTCAATCTTCTCCTGGATTTCGGGTGAGGCATAATGATTAGCTTGCAGTAACTCAGCTCCAAACTGGTCAAAAGCAGCGAACGTTCCAGCGCGGGCATCCACTTCGGTACGGTGTTCCTAGATTTTCATTTTGTTCGGATTGTTTGAATAAGAGACAACGGACGATTATACGGACCAGAcgagaaaaaaagcaaaatattagTATTGCGGATGGATTTCACAAACTATGAAGGCGGAAACTATTGGCACACATTGGATGAAAACGAAACAACACATACCGGATGTGACAATTGAATGATTTGGGTTTAGCGTTTTGAAAATGGAAAACACCACACGACAATAAGGAGTATGACAACGAAGCGTGGAAAGCATCAAACGGAAAAGATATTAGGGAGAAGCGTTTTGAACGAATTGTGAGTACAAATGGGGTTACGCAAATGTTTAGTTCCTGAAAAGGTCGAACGAATAAGTGGAAACATTTCTATTGAATCCAGTGGATAAGGGTCTAGTTTGACAGTACCCTTAGAACATAACATACATTGAACGATGAGTTAGGAAggaataaaaatgcaccaaatgaTACAAATTGTGTGTAAGTGTCAAACTATATGTTTAGGTGGTAAAAGCTGCCTGTTTGTAAGTGGACGAGTAAAGGTTTTGCTTACGTTCGTGTTAAATACAAATGTTTCAACAATCAACATTATACAAAAGTCAATTTTTTAGCTTTATCCAATGGTTCTAACTAAATAAAATAATCGAAACAAACAGAGATTATTTTCGCAACACAAGGAATACTGCAATTTTGGCGACCAATTATTACGAAACAATGACAACAGTAGTGGTCAAACAAGGATTAGGAAACAACGAATCCGAACAGAAGCTATTAATGGCAATTTCCAGACTTTTTGGTTAATAACAACTAAGAATTAAATAGGTATTTAGAAAAATTTTGAGCTTAATCTTTACTCGAACGTATACCTGCGGGATACCGTAACGAAAATCAATTTCAGCACGATGGTTCTACGGAAAATTGAAATTTAGAATTTAGAACATTGTAATGGATTGGATTCGAAAATTATTTATATTactaacagataaaaaaaaaactatactaATATTAACTACCGTATGGAACATAACAACTAGATACAACGAAAAtgtttgttcaaaaaatttaaaacctAGACTGAACGGAAAGTAGATGTGTGTGAAATTCAACTAACGGAAAACTTGTAGAACACACACACACTCAAATGAGAACACTGACAATGAGTATCACTATCTGGAAGACATCACAAATGGAACGTTTATCCAAAGTAACGGGATAATATGTCATTTTGTAAACCTTCAATAGTATTTCACCTGCAATTGCAAACTTTTCTGAATAAGCATAATTTTACGATTTATACAACTACGGTACATTCAAACACTATTTTATATCCTAATAAATTGGAAGACCTTGGTTCGTGTGAGTTTGAAGCTTCTCATTAACAGTATTTGAAGGTTTTATTTTGATTGTAATTACTTCGGGCAATGTACACTACTGTATTTTTATCGCACACATCCCGTATTTTTAAGTTCTTAATTGGGGCCTTGAATATTACAACATTTTTGGATGAGTTTCAATTATTCTACAAGTAAAGAATCACAATCATAAACTAGAGATTCTAGTCTAGGTCTAGGCCTAACAAAGTCATGTTATCCCGTTTACGATATGATAAACTTGAAATCTCTTAAATGGAAAATTAACAATTTAACCGTAAAAGTATATACATTGAACATAAATACGACAACTTACCTGATGCCTTTCGATCAAAGCTTCGGCCCCAGTGACATCGTTGGCCAATTCCTCGGATGTGACCAAGCCCATCATCGAGCTGATCCAGGCCATCAGATCGCGATAGTCGCTCAGGAAGCGCTGCAGATCGTACGAATCTAACAACTTCTCCTTGCGCTGCTGGGTCTTGGCAACGACCTGCTGCCATTCTTCGTTGATTTCCTTCTGCTTGGCGTAGGTCTGCTCGGCGGTTTCCGGATGGGATTGCATGAGCCGATTGGCAGTTTCATCCAGTTGACGAATCTTATCGCGCAGAGCAGCGAGGTCACGCTCTAAGCCTTCATGCTTGCGTTGCAGAGTTTGTACGCCACGCAGATCCTTGCCAAGATCGTCGTTCGTCAAAGCGGTGTCCTTTTCTCCGATCCAATCCTTAGTTTCATCGACGTCACGGTGGAAGCGTTGAACCTCGTGAGCCGATCCAAGTTGGCTGGCCCGTTCCTGGGTAATCGTCTGCAAAGTTGCCCATTCCTCGTTCAAGGTCTGAATTTGGGTTTTGATCTTCAATGCAGCTTCGGTTTGACCCAGTGAAGTCAACTGTACGGCAATCTCATTCAGCTTGGCCAGACGAACTTCGTTAGCCTTCAGATCATCATTGAAGTCATCGAACTTCTTCTGCATAACTTCAACTTCCTCAAGATCTTCTCCAACATCCTTGATCTGAGCATGGCTTTCCTTATCGCGAATCCAAGCGGACAAATCGGCTGCTTCACGCACCAAAACATACGCCTTCACGGTTTCATTCAGCTTGTTCTGACGCTCACGAGCCAAGGCCAGCAAGTTGTCGTACTGGCTGTTGATTTGAGCCTGGCGCTTAGAAATTGAGTGACCATCCACTAAATTCTGCTGACTGGCGCTTAGACCAGGATCGATCTTCTTAATGTATGCCGCTGGAACGAAGCCCTGGCGATCGTTGACCTCAACTTTCCACCAGTCCTTGTTGTTCGAGTTCAAAAGCGTCAACACGTCTCCTTTCTTCATTGACACTTCACGAGGAGACTTCTCAGTATAGTCATACAAAGCCATGACGCATTCCTTTCCGGTTATGTCGACGACGGGTGTTTCCTGTTGGCGGCAGTTCTTGGCCTGTTCTTGCAAAGCCTGAATTGTGTTACCGAAAGCTTCCAAGTCGGATACCAACGCTTCATGTTTCTTCAATAGAGCTTCGGACGAATCCTCGTCCTTGCCGTAATCCTGGTTGGAAACAATCGGTTCCTTTTCGCGCATCCATGACTCAGCCTCGTTAGCATCGGCAAAGTACTGATGAGCCTGCAACGAATCTTCTAGATCTTGTTTTCGCTGATTGGCCTtatccttcaaagaattccattGATCCTTGACAGCATCCAAACGTAGTTTAATATCCTCGGTAGCGAAAGGCTGCTCGGTCAACATTTGCTCACCATTTGCAATGACTCCTGCGACACGATTCTCGTGGTTGTTGATCTCGGCCAACACGGCCTGATGCTTCTTGATCAAGTTTTGTACACCGATCAAATCGCGACCGCGATTGGTGGAAGCGGCAACAGGCTCCTTCTCACGGATCCAAGCTGCTTCGTCTTCCAGATCGCGGAACAGCTGCTGCACCTGCAGCGAATCCAGCAAGCGCTGCTTTCGCTCAGCCATCGGTGTAGCGAGAGCTCCATATCGCTTGGACAGAGCAGATTCCTTGTTACGAATGTTGTCCGCATCAAAGTGACCACTTTCGACGAACTTGTTCGCTGCGACTTTAATTCCCTCAATACGATCTTGATGGGCCATAACGTCAGCTTCTAACAATCCGTGTTTCTTCTGCAGATTCTGCACGCTGGTTAGGTCTTTACCATAATCCTCGGACATAAGCTGGCCTTCCACTTCGCTCAACCACAGTTCAATATCCTCAACTGTACGATTAAACTGTTGTTGTTGAGATGCTTCTTGCAGCTTGCAACCCTTCTTGTCCGATGCTTGCACCAGAGATTCCCACAAAGTGACAATCTCCTGCATGCGAGAGTTGATCTGATCCGCTCCGTAGTGGCCCTTCTCGACTAAATTCTGACCATTGGTAGTAATGTCTTCGATGCGACTCTTGTTGGCCGTCAGCTCATGTTCAAAGTTGGTATGTTTTTGGACTTTGCCGTTCAGATTGGTGGGATCTAAATAGCTGTCATCCGTAGCAAACTTGAGCTTTTCGCTGATCCAACCCTTGGTCTCATCGCAGTCACGTTCGAACTGCTGCAAAGCACTGGAATCTTCCAACAGTTGACGACGTACAGAAGACTTTTCAAGCAAGGCCGAACGACGAGCCAGCAACATCGAACGACGTTGAGCGACATCATCGGCAGCGTAATGCTGACCATCGATCAACTTCGTAGCGAAGACATCCAAGGCCTTGATCTTCTCCTCCTGAGCGGCCAAGCTCTTCTCAAAGTCCTCATGCTTCTTGATGAGTGCTTCAACGGAATCCAACGAATCACCAAGATCTTCATTAGCCAGGAAAGCTTCCTGCTTGGCCATCCATGTATCTGCTTGCTCGGTGTCACGATAGAACAGTTGGAGATCCATACACTGCTCGTACAAAATGCGGCGCTCTTCCCAAAGAGCCAGAAGGGAGCTCTTGTCGCTCTCCAGAGCCGCTAACTTTTCCTGCACTTCGGCGGCGGCGTAATGCTCGCGTTCCAACAGCTGACGTCCAGCCTCAGTGGTCACCTTGAAACTATCTCCGCGGGCATCGATTTCTCCTTTGTGCTCCTGGTGGCGCTCGAGCAAAGCTTCAGCTCCTGCGACGTCCTTTGCCAATTCATCAGCCGAGATGATGGCCTTCATTCCATTGATCCATGAAACCAAATCACGGAAATCAGCCAAGAAGCGATGCAAGAAGTATGATTCGTCTAGTTTTTGCTTGCGTTCCTTGGCCTTGGCAGTCAGCGATTGCCAGTAGGCAGCAATTTCCGCTTGCTTCTCGCGAATCTGATCACTATGATCGGCGTGGATGCTACATAAGCGACCGGCTTCAGCTCCCAAAGTAGCCACCTTATCTTCCAGGGCGGCTAGGTCACGCTCTACACCTTCGTGCTTGCGTTGCAGAGCTTGTACACTAGCCAAGTCACGTCCATAATCATCCGAGGATAGAACAACATCCTTTTCGGCAATCCAAGCAACGGTTTCGTCAGCATCGCGATTGAAACGTTGAATTTCATGGGCGCCAAAGAGTTTTTCCTGACGCAAAATTGCCAGCTGCTTCAGACGTTGCCAAGCCTCATTCAATTCTTCCTTCTTGCGGGTGATGGTTTCCCGCTCCGGGTGTCCATTGGAAAGCAGCTTGTCAGCCAGCTCGTTGACTTCAGTAACACGATACTCCTGCGAAGCCATGTCCTTTTGGAACTCATCAAATTTCCGTTGCAGAACTTCGACATGCTCCAGATCTTGACCGAATTCGTCGGCCGTTACGAAGGCTTCCTTGTCCTTGATCCAGAACATAACTTCCTCGCAGTGGCGCAAAAATTGCACCAAAACCAGAGCCTGCTGCAGCTTCATTCCCTTTTCAGCCAGCCGGGACAGCAACAGTTCCCACAAACGGTGCAATTCATCCAACCGACGCTGGATCGTGTCCGAAGCGAAATGGTGTTGGTTGATCATCTCCTGACCGGTATTGTCCAACACCACGATCGCATTGCTATGGGCCGAAACTTCAGCCTCGAACGCCTGGTGCTTCTGGATCTTGGCTTGCAAATTGGTGGGATCGCGGTAGCTTTCCTCCGATGCGGCCTGCAGTTTCTCGTGGATCCAGCTTT from Aedes albopictus strain Foshan unplaced genomic scaffold, AalbF5 HiC_scaffold_167, whole genome shotgun sequence encodes:
- the LOC109420863 gene encoding spectrin alpha chain isoform X1, coding for MEQFTPKEVKILESAEDIQERREQVLNRYNEFKVETRHKREKLEDSRRFQYFKRDSDELESWIHEKLQAASEESYRDPTNLQAKIQKHQAFEAEVSAHSNAIVVLDNTGQEMINQHHFASDTIQRRLDELHRLWELLLSRLAEKGMKLQQALVLVQFLRHCEEVMFWIKDKEAFVTADEFGQDLEHVEVLQRKFDEFQKDMASQEYRVTEVNELADKLLSNGHPERETITRKKEELNEAWQRLKQLAILRQEKLFGAHEIQRFNRDADETVAWIAEKDVVLSSDDYGRDLASVQALQRKHEGVERDLAALEDKVATLGAEAGRLCSIHADHSDQIREKQAEIAAYWQSLTAKAKERKQKLDESYFLHRFLADFRDLVSWINGMKAIISADELAKDVAGAEALLERHQEHKGEIDARGDSFKVTTEAGRQLLEREHYAAAEVQEKLAALESDKSSLLALWEERRILYEQCMDLQLFYRDTEQADTWMAKQEAFLANEDLGDSLDSVEALIKKHEDFEKSLAAQEEKIKALDVFATKLIDGQHYAADDVAQRRSMLLARRSALLEKSSVRRQLLEDSSALQQFERDCDETKGWISEKLKFATDDSYLDPTNLNGKVQKHTNFEHELTANKSRIEDITTNGQNLVEKGHYGADQINSRMQEIVTLWESLVQASDKKGCKLQEASQQQQFNRTVEDIELWLSEVEGQLMSEDYGKDLTSVQNLQKKHGLLEADVMAHQDRIEGIKVAANKFVESGHFDADNIRNKESALSKRYGALATPMAERKQRLLDSLQVQQLFRDLEDEAAWIREKEPVAASTNRGRDLIGVQNLIKKHQAVLAEINNHENRVAGVIANGEQMLTEQPFATEDIKLRLDAVKDQWNSLKDKANQRKQDLEDSLQAHQYFADANEAESWMREKEPIVSNQDYGKDEDSSEALLKKHEALVSDLEAFGNTIQALQEQAKNCRQQETPVVDITGKECVMALYDYTEKSPREVSMKKGDVLTLLNSNNKDWWKVEVNDRQGFVPAAYIKKIDPGLSASQQNLVDGHSISKRQAQINSQYDNLLALARERQNKLNETVKAYVLVREAADLSAWIRDKESHAQIKDVGEDLEEVEVMQKKFDDFNDDLKANEVRLAKLNEIAVQLTSLGQTEAALKIKTQIQTLNEEWATLQTITQERASQLGSAHEVQRFHRDVDETKDWIGEKDTALTNDDLGKDLRGVQTLQRKHEGLERDLAALRDKIRQLDETANRLMQSHPETAEQTYAKQKEINEEWQQVVAKTQQRKEKLLDSYDLQRFLSDYRDLMAWISSMMGLVTSEELANDVTGAEALIERHQNHRAEIDFRYGIPQEHRTEVDARAGTFAAFDQFGAELLQANHYASPEIQEKIENLAKAREDLEHAWTARRLQLDQNLDLQLYLRDCEQAENWMSAREAFLNAEEVDSKGDNVEALIKKHEDFDKAINGHEEKIAALQVLADQLIAQEHYAGKLIDDKRADVLDRWRHLKEDLIEKRSRLGDEQTLQQFSRDADEIENWIAEKLQLATEESYKDPANIQSKHQKHQAFEAELAANADRIQSVLAMGSNLIDKNQCSGSEDAVQKRLTQIADQWEYLTQKTTEKSLKLKEANKQRTYIAAVKDLDFWLGEVESLLTSEDAGKDLASVQNLMKKHQLVEADIHAHEDRIKDMNAQADSLVESGQFDSAGIQEKRQSINERYERICNLAAHRQARLNEANTLHQFFRDIADEESWIKEKKLLVGSDDYGRDLTGVQNLKKKHKRLEAELASHEPAIQAVQEAGEKLMDVSNLGVPEIEQRLKALNQAWAELKSLAATRGQKLDESLIYQQFLAKVEEEEAWITEKQQLLSVEDYGDSMAAVQGLLKKHDAFETDFAAHRDRCADIHDNGQTLVTNNNHHGESISQRCTQLDKKLENLQALATRRKNALLDNFAYLQFMWKADVVESWIADKENHVKSEEFGRDLSTVQTLLTKQETFDAGLSAFEQEGIHNITALKDQLINANHAQSAAILKRHEDVLTRWQKLRADSEARKYRLLAMQEQFRQIEDLYLTFAKKASAFNSWFENAEEDLTDPVRCNSIEEIKALREAHAQFQASLSSAQYDFQALADLDRKIKSFNVGPNPYTWFTMEALEDTWRNLQKIIEERDAELAKEVHRQEENDKLRKEFAKHANLFHQWLTETRYSILGWDKYGTSLMEGSGSLEEQFEALCHKANEIRARRGDLKKIEELGATLEEHLILDNRYTEHSTVGLAQQWDQLDQLAMRMQHNLKQQIQARNQSGVSEDSLKEFSMMFKHFDKDKSGKLNHQEFKSCLRALGYDLPMVEEGQPDPEFEEILNVVDPNRDGHVSLQEYIAFMISKETENVQSYEEIENAFRAITASDRPYVTKDELYSNLTKDMADYCVQRMKPFNDPKTGHPITGALDYVEFTRTLFQN